A window of the Emys orbicularis isolate rEmyOrb1 chromosome 1, rEmyOrb1.hap1, whole genome shotgun sequence genome harbors these coding sequences:
- the CCKBR gene encoding LOW QUALITY PROTEIN: gastrin/cholecystokinin type B receptor (The sequence of the model RefSeq protein was modified relative to this genomic sequence to represent the inferred CDS: deleted 1 base in 1 codon) produces MGAAGALDPRRPNETLQRLLCGGGPGNASGWNRSLCDLLRSPPGAPPADLEFTVRVLLYALIFLLSVFGNSLIIAVLVLNRRLRTVTNSFLLSLALSDLLLALCCMPFTLVPNLMGTFVFGPAVCKLVAYLMSISVSVSTFSLVAIAIERYSAICNPLQSRVWQTRSHAYRVIASTWLLSLLLMLPYAIYSTTVSTRPGLAQCQHRWPSQPFKQAWYILLLLILFFIPGTVMAVAYGLISRELYRGIRFEMDVKREATGLQHGGTEPLAPGVEDDGCYVQLARPGGALELSLLGRAGAGQQDCARVNGSQATLLAKKRVIRMLVVIVVMFFICWLPIFSANTWRAFAPASAHRVLSGAPISFIHLLSYTSACANPLIYCFMNRRFRSAFAATFARCRPRRPRRPLPDDDMPTASASLSKFSYTTVSSLGPP; encoded by the exons ATGggcgcggccggagccctggaccCGCGGCGCCCGAACGAGACGCTGCAGCGgctgctgtgcggggggggcCCCGGCAACGCCTCGGGCTGGAACCGGAGCCTCTGCGACCTGCTGCGGAGCCCGCCCGGGGCCCCCCCCGCAG ACCTGGAGTTCACGGTGCGGGTCCTGCTCTACGCGCTGATCTTCCTGCTCAGCGTCTTCGGGAACTCGCTGATCATCGCGGTGCTGGTGCTGAACCGCCGCCTGCGCACGGTCACCAACTCCTTCCTGCTCTCGCTGGCGCTGAGCGACCTGCTGCTGGCGCTGTGCTGCATGCCCTTCACCCTCGTGCCCAACCTCATGGGCACCTTCGTCTTCGGCCCCGCCGTCTGCAAGCTCGTGGCCTATCTCATGA gcATCTCCGTCAGCGTCTCCACCTTCAGCCTGGTGGCGATCGCCATCGAGCGGTACAGCGCCATCTGCAACCCGCTGCAGTCCCGCGTGTGGCAAACCCGCTCCCACGCCTACCGGGTCATCGCCAGCACCTGgctgctgtccctgctgctcATGCTGCCCTACGCCATCTACAGCACCACGGTGTCCACCCGGCCTGGGCTCGCCCAGTGCCAGCACCGctggcccagccagcccttcaaaCAGGCCTG gtacaTCCTGCTGCTCCTCATCCTCTTCTTCATCCCCGGCACGGTGATGGCCGTAGCCTACGGACTCATCTCCCGCGAGCTCTACCGCGGCATCCGCTTCGAGATGGACGTGAAGAGAGAAGCCACAG GTCTCCAGCACGGCGGCACCGAGCCCCTGGCGCCGGGGGTGGAGGACGACGGCTGCTACGTGCAGCTGgccaggccg gggggggcgcTGGAGCTGAGCTTGCTGGGCCGGGCGGGCGCAGGGCAGCAGGACTGCGCCCGCGTCAACGGCTCGCAGGCCACGCTGCTGGCCAAGAAGCGGGTGATCCGCATGCTGGTCGTCATCGTGGTGATGTTCTTCATCTGCTGGCTGCCCATCTTCTCCGCCAACACCTGGCGCGCCTTCGCCCCGGCCTCGGCCCACCGGGTGCTGTCGGGCGCCCCCATCTCCTTCATCCACCTGCTGTCCTACACCTCGGCCTGCGCCAACCCGCTCATCTACTGCTTCATGAACCGGCGCTTCCGCTCCGCCTTCGCCGCCACCTTCGCCCGCTGCCGCCCCCGGCGCCCCCGGCGCCCCCTGCCCGACGACGACATGCCTACCGCCAGCGCCTCCCTCTCCAAGTTCAGCTACACCACCGtcagcagcctggggccccccTAG